A region from the uncultured Sunxiuqinia sp. genome encodes:
- a CDS encoding S41 family peptidase, whose translation MKTINKYLVFCISILMLLSCQKETRNVQNIKTFGKLYGYARWFHPSDEVQKVDWEKFAILGVQKVENIKSDAELRDTLFHLFSPIVQGLQISVGEIKSPVDLHSLVPPDTLNNKIVSWQHYGVYLGEKSNIYKSIRTNKLANNFYSFFSKSIIDISDFRGKEIKLTGYFKIETSDSKGEASLFLFPMAKSETPTSFTKLLEKNTVNITASEWKKYEIISRIDNNAEYIHFGGALKNDISLLADNFTISVKNGQKWESKDYVNLGFETGKIDFNINSWQFIENGHKIELSQDETHSGTYALKAEYTGSQFENVPKFGEYTYEPIGSNLYCVVPLALHQINGNTYPKTNEKLINELKKEIADINTLYSFSSQIDLASVVIAWNVFQHFYPYFDVIETNWEKAFSETLEETYSNNDKADFTKTLSKMVAKLEDGHGVVYGERLYHLPIRTELIGQNIVITASNDPQLKIGDIIRKVNGVESGKVQEEMEKQISGSPQIRQYRSLNVFGSKFHSEIINVLIERDGKKLSFDVQNNSRCKNMFFNPINNFLYKSIDIKELEPDIFYVNLRNCTSAIFTKHLEKLAKAKSVIYDYRWGGNLSLIELIPHLIDTTVNSAWWNIPQTVYPNRKQITYNKTNWSLQPKLPRFTSKSIIITAPCVVSSGETSMGIINHYNLATTVGEQTAGCNGNVNWINLPCGYNVMWTGMKVLKHDGSQHHLIGFPPDYPVKRTMEGIKNDKDEILEKAIEIAGNKNAP comes from the coding sequence ATGAAAACAATCAATAAATATTTAGTTTTTTGCATCAGCATATTAATGCTTTTAAGCTGTCAAAAAGAAACAAGGAACGTTCAAAATATTAAAACTTTCGGGAAACTATATGGTTATGCGCGTTGGTTTCACCCAAGTGATGAAGTGCAAAAGGTTGACTGGGAAAAATTCGCAATCCTTGGAGTTCAAAAAGTAGAAAATATTAAATCTGATGCAGAACTGAGAGACACATTATTTCATCTTTTTTCACCTATTGTTCAAGGACTTCAAATTTCGGTCGGAGAAATCAAATCACCGGTTGATTTACATTCACTCGTGCCGCCTGACACTTTAAACAACAAGATTGTTTCCTGGCAGCATTATGGAGTTTACCTTGGAGAAAAAAGTAACATTTATAAAAGCATTCGCACCAATAAACTAGCTAATAATTTTTATTCCTTTTTTAGTAAATCAATAATTGATATCTCAGATTTTCGGGGAAAAGAAATAAAGTTAACAGGATACTTTAAAATAGAAACTTCTGATTCAAAAGGAGAAGCCTCGTTATTTTTATTTCCAATGGCAAAGAGTGAAACTCCAACCTCTTTTACTAAACTACTTGAAAAAAATACGGTGAATATTACTGCATCTGAATGGAAGAAATATGAAATTATTAGCAGAATTGATAATAATGCAGAGTACATTCATTTCGGAGGTGCATTAAAAAATGACATTTCATTACTGGCAGATAATTTTACAATTTCAGTGAAAAATGGACAAAAATGGGAGTCAAAAGACTATGTAAATTTGGGGTTCGAAACCGGTAAAATTGATTTTAATATTAATAGTTGGCAATTTATTGAAAATGGGCACAAAATTGAGTTAAGCCAAGATGAGACACACTCAGGAACGTATGCATTAAAAGCTGAATATACAGGAAGCCAGTTTGAAAATGTTCCCAAATTTGGAGAATATACTTACGAGCCTATTGGAAGCAATCTCTACTGTGTAGTTCCATTAGCACTTCATCAAATAAATGGTAACACCTATCCAAAGACCAACGAAAAACTCATTAATGAATTAAAAAAAGAAATTGCTGATATAAATACTCTATACAGTTTTAGTTCACAAATAGACTTGGCAAGTGTTGTAATTGCATGGAATGTGTTTCAACATTTTTACCCGTATTTTGATGTAATTGAAACTAATTGGGAAAAGGCTTTTTCTGAAACGTTAGAAGAAACATATTCAAATAATGATAAAGCAGACTTCACCAAAACGCTTAGTAAAATGGTTGCAAAATTGGAAGATGGACATGGCGTTGTATATGGTGAAAGACTGTATCATTTACCAATCAGGACAGAATTAATTGGGCAAAATATAGTTATAACTGCATCAAACGACCCACAATTAAAAATCGGAGACATTATAAGAAAAGTAAATGGAGTTGAATCCGGAAAAGTTCAGGAGGAAATGGAAAAACAAATCTCCGGTTCGCCACAGATAAGACAATACCGTTCGCTAAATGTATTCGGAAGTAAATTCCATTCAGAGATTATTAACGTTTTGATAGAAAGAGATGGAAAAAAATTGTCATTCGATGTTCAAAACAACAGCCGTTGTAAAAATATGTTCTTCAATCCAATAAACAATTTTCTATATAAATCAATTGATATTAAAGAGCTTGAACCTGACATTTTTTACGTAAATCTAAGGAATTGCACCTCTGCAATTTTCACTAAGCATTTAGAAAAATTAGCAAAAGCAAAAAGTGTAATTTATGACTATCGCTGGGGCGGAAACTTAAGCTTGATTGAGTTGATTCCTCATTTGATTGATACGACAGTAAATTCTGCATGGTGGAATATTCCTCAGACTGTTTATCCTAACCGTAAACAAATAACATATAATAAAACCAATTGGTCTTTACAACCAAAGTTACCTAGATTTACTTCGAAAAGTATTATTATAACTGCGCCTTGTGTTGTAAGTAGTGGTGAAACGAGTATGGGAATAATCAATCATTATAATTTAGCAACCACTGTTGGTGAACAAACAGCAGGATGCAATGGTAATGTAAATTGGATTAATTTACCTTGTGGTTACAACGTTATGTGGACTGGAATGAAGGTACTAAAACATGATGGCAGCCAACACCATCTTATCGGGTTTCCTCCTGACTATCCGGTTAAAAGAACAATGGAAGGCATAAAAAATGATAAGGATGAAATTTTGGAGAAAGCGATAGAAATTGCAGGAAATAAAAACGCCCCCTGA
- a CDS encoding succinate dehydrogenase cytochrome b subunit, which yields MSNFLTSSIGKKFIMSISGLFLMMFIVVHLGINLLLIFDDSGELFNLGANFMATNPAIRIMEPLLALGFIVHILWSLIVSFQNMKARPTGYNQSKNSSNWASRNMLVLGCLIFVFLVMHIYNFFYIIKFEYQNLLEVDIDGEIMHDSYSLVAGLFKTSVTYCILYVVGAILLGLHLGHGFWSSFQTIGFANKLWLKRLQVIGQIYAIVVTVGFAIIPLYFLIKF from the coding sequence ATGAGCAATTTTCTGACTTCTTCTATTGGGAAAAAGTTTATTATGAGCATCTCGGGCCTTTTCCTGATGATGTTTATTGTCGTTCACTTAGGAATCAATTTACTTTTGATTTTTGACGACAGTGGTGAGCTTTTTAATCTGGGGGCAAATTTTATGGCTACCAACCCGGCTATCCGTATAATGGAACCGTTACTGGCGTTGGGCTTTATCGTACATATTTTATGGTCTCTCATTGTTAGTTTTCAAAACATGAAAGCTCGTCCCACCGGATACAACCAATCTAAAAATTCAAGCAACTGGGCATCTCGCAATATGCTCGTTCTTGGCTGTTTAATTTTTGTATTCCTGGTTATGCACATTTATAACTTCTTCTACATTATTAAATTTGAATACCAAAATCTACTGGAAGTCGATATTGATGGAGAAATCATGCATGATTCCTATTCATTGGTTGCGGGACTATTTAAAACAAGTGTAACGTATTGTATTCTTTACGTTGTTGGCGCAATTCTGTTGGGACTTCATCTTGGACATGGTTTTTGGTCTTCGTTTCAAACCATTGGATTTGCGAATAAACTATGGTTGAAAAGATTACAGGTAATCGGACAAATTTACGCGATTGTTGTTACTGTCGGTTTTGCAATCATCCCATTGTATTTCCTGATTAAATTTTAA
- a CDS encoding fumarate reductase/succinate dehydrogenase flavoprotein subunit, with product MSILNSKIPEGPLAQKWTNYKNHQKLVNPANKRKLDVIVVGTGLAGGAAAASLGEMGFNVKNFTIQDSPRRAHSIAAQGGINAAKNYPNDGDSVYRLFYDTIKGGDYRAREANVYRLAEVSNSIIDQCVAQGVPFAREYGGLLDNRSFGGAQVSRTFYARGQTGQQLLLGAYQALMRQVNKGSVTMHTRTELVDIVIVDGKARGIITRDLVTGELQRHFGHAVVLATGGYGNTFFLSTNAMGSNGSAAVKAFHKGAMFANPCMAQIHPTCIPVHGEFQSKLTLMSESLRNDGRIWVPAKKEDAEAIREGKLKPTDIKEEDRDYYLERRYPAFGNLVPRDVASRAAKERCDAGFGVGTGLAVYLDFKSSIERLGKDVIEARYGNLFQMYEKIVDDNPYETPMMIYPAIHYTMGGIWVDYELQTNIPGLFAAGEANFSDHGANRLGASALMQGLADGYFVLPYTIQNYLADEIRTPRMDTNAKEFVEAEKSVKDRFEKLLSIKGNRSVDSIHKELGLIMWDFVGMARNEKGLKDAIKKIEAVKKEFWTNVRIPGNKEGMNIELEKASRLADFLEIADLMARDGLNREESCGGHFREEYQTGEGEALRQDDKFAYVSCWEYKGEKEEPKLNKEELVYENVQMLQRNYK from the coding sequence ATGAGCATACTAAATTCAAAGATACCAGAAGGGCCATTGGCTCAGAAATGGACAAATTATAAGAATCACCAAAAACTGGTGAACCCCGCCAACAAACGCAAACTCGATGTAATTGTCGTAGGAACGGGACTGGCTGGTGGTGCTGCCGCAGCATCGCTTGGTGAAATGGGTTTCAATGTAAAGAACTTTACCATTCAGGATTCACCACGCCGTGCGCATTCCATTGCGGCACAGGGTGGTATTAATGCTGCAAAAAACTATCCAAACGACGGTGACTCAGTTTACCGATTGTTTTACGATACCATTAAAGGTGGAGACTACCGTGCCCGCGAGGCCAATGTTTACCGCTTAGCTGAAGTTAGCAACAGTATTATCGACCAGTGTGTTGCACAAGGTGTTCCTTTTGCCCGCGAATATGGCGGTTTATTAGACAATCGTTCATTTGGTGGAGCACAGGTTAGTCGTACTTTTTACGCACGTGGACAAACCGGACAACAGCTATTATTAGGAGCTTACCAGGCGTTGATGCGCCAGGTAAACAAAGGATCGGTAACGATGCATACGCGCACCGAGTTAGTCGATATTGTAATTGTTGACGGCAAAGCACGCGGAATTATTACCCGTGACTTGGTAACCGGTGAATTGCAACGTCATTTTGGTCATGCTGTCGTGTTAGCTACCGGTGGTTACGGAAACACATTTTTCCTATCAACCAACGCGATGGGATCAAACGGATCAGCAGCTGTAAAAGCGTTCCATAAAGGAGCCATGTTTGCGAATCCATGTATGGCACAAATTCACCCAACTTGTATTCCTGTGCACGGAGAGTTCCAAAGTAAACTAACCTTAATGTCCGAATCACTTCGGAACGATGGACGTATTTGGGTACCTGCTAAAAAAGAAGATGCGGAAGCTATTCGTGAGGGAAAATTGAAACCAACCGATATTAAGGAAGAAGATCGCGATTATTATTTGGAGCGTCGTTATCCTGCTTTCGGAAACCTAGTGCCTCGTGATGTTGCATCGCGTGCAGCAAAAGAACGTTGCGATGCTGGGTTTGGTGTTGGAACCGGATTGGCTGTTTACCTGGATTTCAAATCATCTATCGAGCGCTTAGGGAAAGATGTGATTGAAGCCCGCTACGGTAACTTGTTCCAGATGTATGAAAAAATCGTTGACGACAATCCATACGAAACGCCAATGATGATTTACCCTGCAATCCACTACACAATGGGTGGTATTTGGGTTGATTACGAATTGCAAACCAATATTCCGGGCTTATTTGCTGCCGGTGAGGCTAACTTCTCCGACCACGGTGCCAACCGTTTGGGAGCTTCGGCTCTGATGCAAGGATTGGCAGATGGTTATTTTGTGTTACCATACACCATTCAGAATTATCTGGCTGATGAAATTCGTACTCCTCGCATGGATACGAATGCAAAAGAATTTGTTGAAGCTGAGAAATCGGTAAAAGATCGATTTGAAAAACTGCTGAGCATTAAAGGTAATCGTTCAGTAGATAGCATTCACAAAGAACTTGGTTTAATCATGTGGGACTTTGTTGGAATGGCTCGTAATGAAAAAGGTCTTAAGGACGCTATCAAAAAGATTGAAGCAGTTAAAAAAGAGTTCTGGACCAACGTCCGCATTCCTGGAAATAAAGAAGGAATGAATATTGAATTGGAAAAAGCCAGCCGTTTGGCTGATTTCCTTGAAATTGCTGATCTGATGGCACGCGATGGATTGAACCGTGAGGAGTCCTGCGGTGGTCACTTCCGTGAAGAATATCAAACCGGAGAAGGTGAAGCACTGCGTCAGGATGATAAATTTGCCTATGTTTCTTGCTGGGAATATAAAGGTGAAAAAGAAGAACCAAAACTGAATAAAGAGGAATTGGTTTACGAGAATGTTCAAATGCTTCAACGTAATTACAAATAA